One Gloeobacter morelensis MG652769 DNA window includes the following coding sequences:
- a CDS encoding ArnT family glycosyltransferase, giving the protein MASRLSNASRPVAFGALLAMASGVFGLLLAAYLPFIGSLHLFDWDELIFAEAAREMVERNDYLRVFVNYVPFFEKPPGFFWLQALSFHWFGVSEGAARLPSAIFTAATGALVFLAGSFIVSPGFGLLWAALFGLGILPAVQGKLGLIDPTFNFFVLSSLVCLFAYDEGRRSDWLDPPIPRPGRLPGGYLGLASLCLGFAVLVKGPLALAIVIPCFAIYKIFVSRPRLSPWSVGLGLIAALAVAGSWFALETLAHGPAFVGEFVTYQLRITGTNDGHPGVPFFHTLVFLLGCFPFSIFLLRGISERAFYRERRFQILAMVLFVLILLLFEVLVKTKLIHYASLLQVPGAFLAARVLYRLQQGKLRPHPLELAALVLVALALAAPMLALPYIGNHPALLEPYLGDPSARAYLDTPVDWGWLTYGPGLWLIAATLFTVVCFGMGRGRLAVAGLLATGGVTANLVWIVFMARVDAYVSTPQVQYIDRVGRSPLAFYGPLTYLPPFYARRQVANPRSPEQLARLLRSEPSLWVVARQSEVGQIASLSQLKVQNRYGAYLLLGPAQTEQQRDDQFAFWTPPPLGRGGE; this is encoded by the coding sequence ATGGCAAGCAGACTGTCCAATGCCTCAAGACCCGTTGCCTTCGGTGCGCTCCTGGCGATGGCCTCGGGGGTCTTTGGCCTGCTGCTGGCGGCCTATCTGCCCTTTATCGGTTCGTTGCATCTTTTTGATTGGGACGAGTTGATCTTTGCGGAAGCTGCCCGTGAGATGGTCGAGCGCAACGATTATCTGCGGGTTTTTGTCAATTACGTGCCGTTTTTTGAGAAGCCGCCGGGTTTTTTCTGGCTGCAGGCGCTGAGCTTTCACTGGTTCGGCGTCAGCGAAGGGGCAGCCCGGCTGCCGAGCGCCATCTTCACCGCCGCCACCGGGGCACTGGTGTTTCTGGCCGGCAGTTTTATCGTCTCGCCCGGCTTCGGGCTTTTGTGGGCGGCTCTTTTTGGACTGGGGATTTTGCCCGCAGTACAGGGTAAGCTCGGCCTCATCGATCCGACCTTCAACTTTTTTGTGCTGAGCAGCCTGGTGTGTCTATTTGCCTACGACGAGGGGCGCCGCAGCGATTGGCTCGATCCGCCGATTCCCCGGCCCGGCCGGCTGCCGGGGGGCTATCTGGGGTTGGCGTCCTTATGCCTGGGCTTTGCGGTGCTCGTCAAAGGACCGCTCGCCCTGGCCATCGTCATCCCTTGCTTTGCGATCTACAAAATCTTTGTCTCCAGACCGCGTCTTTCGCCGTGGTCGGTGGGCCTGGGCCTGATCGCGGCGCTCGCGGTGGCGGGTTCCTGGTTTGCCCTGGAGACCCTGGCCCACGGCCCGGCCTTCGTCGGCGAATTTGTCACCTATCAATTGCGCATCACCGGCACCAACGACGGCCACCCCGGCGTGCCCTTTTTCCACACCCTCGTCTTTTTACTGGGCTGCTTCCCGTTTTCGATTTTTCTGCTGCGCGGGATTAGCGAACGGGCTTTTTATCGCGAGCGGCGCTTTCAGATCCTGGCGATGGTGCTGTTTGTCCTGATCCTGCTGCTTTTTGAGGTTCTAGTCAAAACCAAGCTCATTCACTACGCCTCGCTGTTGCAGGTGCCGGGGGCCTTTCTGGCCGCACGCGTTCTCTACCGGTTGCAGCAGGGAAAACTGCGCCCCCACCCGCTGGAACTGGCGGCCCTGGTGCTCGTGGCCCTGGCGCTGGCAGCCCCGATGCTCGCGCTGCCCTACATCGGCAACCACCCGGCGCTGCTGGAACCTTATCTGGGCGATCCGTCCGCCCGCGCTTACCTCGATACCCCCGTCGATTGGGGCTGGTTGACCTACGGACCCGGCCTCTGGCTGATCGCAGCCACTCTGTTCACCGTCGTCTGCTTTGGGATGGGGCGCGGGCGCCTCGCCGTTGCAGGACTGCTGGCCACCGGCGGCGTCACGGCCAATCTGGTCTGGATCGTCTTTATGGCCAGGGTCGACGCCTACGTCTCCACACCCCAGGTGCAGTACATCGACCGGGTGGGCCGCTCACCGCTGGCGTTTTATGGGCCGCTAACCTACCTGCCGCCTTTCTACGCCCGGCGGCAGGTCGCCAACCCCCGCTCTCCCGAGCAACTGGCCCGCCTGCTGCGCAGCGAGCCGAGCTTGTGGGTAGTGGCACGGCAGTCGGAAGTCGGACAGATCGCCTCGCTGTCGCAACTGAAAGTGCAAAACCGCTACGGGGCCTATCTGCTGCTTGGGCCCGCCCAAACCGAACAGCAAAGAGACGACCAGTTCGCCTTTTGGACCCCTCCCCCGCTAGGCAGGGGAGGGGAGTAA
- a CDS encoding FAD-dependent oxidoreductase encodes MRQVRPFPWLPAGVLLGLTCAAPAAAQIPPAFTVECDVFIAGGGFGGVAAAIEALELGKKVCVSEITDWIGGQVSQQGVSALDERPLQRNNPTLFARGYEQFRQAVRAKYGGERNPGRCWVSELCFSPQVGVQVLEERLAPFRASGQLTLLTDTVVKTLEVEGGRVRSLTTLTHIPRAPAQGVNSRPLSSFYRDWYDPRPSEFFDKRPTRFVPTAARRGKQVEWVVIDATETGELWPLAGVPYRVGTDRQNRWEPSAHPDGEDPYCTQGFTYTFAMEQTDAPQAHTRPPGYDSLYNGGYYSYEAERFNFAMIFTYRRIRGTVDGMGIEAMRPGDQSMQNWTWGNDWRLSTAETNLILTEEQLRTQGQLSAGGWQGGLRPEALAMAEEHALGYFYWLVAGTTDSQLQKNNPNYVKATYPNYTYLAGAASPMGTAHGLSRYPYIREGRRLVGRPSIAYPYGFTIYETDISRAHQDPVLNPDRPFIFLDSVGIGQYPIDFHACIKENFEPSPYEAREAPAASYPYQLPLRALIPQKIDNLLAGAKNIATSHITNGSYRVHPIEWAIGAAAGNTAAFVLDRDITAAAIVAGLDAVNPDADKLLRALQRQIVSRGNPIAVPGTTIFETQWADSK; translated from the coding sequence ATGCGCCAAGTCCGTCCGTTCCCGTGGTTGCCCGCAGGCGTATTGCTGGGGCTGACCTGCGCCGCCCCGGCGGCTGCCCAGATCCCTCCCGCCTTCACCGTCGAGTGCGATGTGTTTATTGCTGGTGGCGGCTTCGGAGGAGTGGCGGCGGCGATCGAGGCACTCGAACTGGGCAAAAAAGTCTGCGTGAGTGAGATCACCGACTGGATCGGCGGCCAGGTTTCCCAGCAGGGAGTCTCGGCCCTCGATGAGCGGCCCCTGCAGCGCAACAATCCCACCCTGTTTGCCCGCGGCTACGAGCAGTTTCGCCAGGCTGTGCGCGCCAAATATGGCGGTGAGCGCAACCCCGGCCGCTGCTGGGTGAGCGAACTGTGCTTTTCACCCCAGGTGGGGGTACAGGTGCTCGAAGAGCGGCTCGCCCCCTTCAGGGCCAGCGGGCAACTGACGCTGCTGACCGATACCGTCGTCAAGACCCTCGAAGTGGAAGGAGGCCGGGTGCGCTCCCTCACCACCCTCACCCACATCCCCAGAGCTCCTGCCCAGGGAGTCAACAGCCGCCCGCTGTCGTCTTTTTATCGCGACTGGTACGACCCGCGGCCTTCGGAATTTTTTGATAAACGCCCCACCCGCTTTGTCCCCACCGCCGCCCGTCGGGGCAAACAGGTGGAGTGGGTGGTGATTGACGCCACCGAGACCGGCGAACTGTGGCCCCTGGCAGGCGTGCCCTACCGGGTCGGCACCGACCGACAGAACCGCTGGGAACCCTCCGCGCATCCCGACGGTGAAGACCCCTACTGCACCCAGGGATTTACCTACACCTTTGCGATGGAGCAGACCGACGCGCCCCAGGCCCATACCAGACCGCCAGGGTACGACTCGCTCTACAACGGCGGCTACTACAGCTACGAGGCGGAGCGCTTCAATTTTGCGATGATCTTTACCTATCGCCGCATCCGCGGAACCGTGGACGGTATGGGCATCGAGGCGATGCGCCCCGGAGATCAATCGATGCAGAACTGGACCTGGGGCAACGACTGGCGGCTTTCGACGGCCGAGACGAATTTGATCCTCACCGAGGAGCAGTTGCGCACCCAGGGGCAGCTTTCCGCAGGCGGCTGGCAAGGAGGCTTGCGCCCGGAGGCGCTCGCCATGGCCGAGGAGCACGCCCTGGGCTACTTTTACTGGTTGGTGGCGGGTACCACCGATTCGCAGCTGCAAAAGAACAACCCGAACTACGTCAAAGCGACCTACCCCAACTACACCTACCTGGCGGGTGCCGCCAGTCCGATGGGTACCGCCCACGGCCTGTCGCGCTATCCCTACATCCGCGAAGGGCGGCGGCTGGTGGGACGGCCCTCGATTGCCTACCCTTACGGATTTACCATCTACGAAACCGACATCTCCCGCGCCCACCAGGACCCGGTGCTCAATCCCGACCGGCCCTTTATCTTTCTCGATTCGGTGGGGATCGGTCAGTACCCGATCGACTTTCACGCCTGCATCAAAGAGAATTTTGAGCCCTCGCCCTACGAAGCGCGCGAAGCCCCTGCGGCCAGCTACCCCTACCAGTTGCCCCTGCGCGCCCTGATTCCTCAAAAAATCGACAACCTGCTGGCCGGAGCCAAGAATATCGCCACCAGTCACATCACCAACGGCTCCTACCGCGTCCATCCGATCGAATGGGCGATCGGGGCGGCGGCGGGCAACACGGCGGCTTTTGTGCTCGATCGCGATATCACCGCAGCTGCGATCGTGGCAGGGCTAGATGCGGTCAACCCCGATGCCGACAAACTGCTGCGCGCCCTGCAACGGCAAATCGTCTCGCGCGGCAACCCGATCGCCGTGCCCGGCACGACGATTTTCGAGACTCAGTGGGCAGATTCCAAGTAA
- the psb29 gene encoding photosystem II biogenesis protein Psp29 → MTSKRTVSDSKRAFFAAYPRPVNSIYRRVIDELLVEVHLLITNQDFRYDPLFATGLLTAYQALMEGYTPVEQRDAILRAFCTALELSYDQLHADAAQWRAIAAELPAQEVLEVMAGKREAGDGRLKTVSDTLTGIAGAERFKYSRLFSLGLANILEQVGRAAAMSEKDRLERLQQVCTYLTLDYNRVKRDLDFFHAVLERIKRSKEVVDELSQTERRKREERAVSQPG, encoded by the coding sequence GTGACCAGCAAACGCACTGTATCCGATAGCAAGCGGGCCTTTTTCGCCGCCTACCCGCGGCCCGTCAACTCGATCTACCGCCGGGTAATCGACGAGTTGCTCGTGGAGGTGCACTTGCTCATCACCAACCAGGATTTTCGCTATGACCCGCTGTTTGCCACGGGTCTACTGACCGCTTACCAGGCTTTGATGGAGGGCTACACGCCCGTCGAACAGCGCGATGCCATCTTGCGCGCCTTCTGCACGGCCCTCGAACTATCCTACGACCAGTTGCACGCGGACGCCGCCCAGTGGCGGGCGATTGCCGCCGAGCTGCCTGCACAGGAAGTGCTCGAGGTGATGGCGGGCAAGCGCGAAGCGGGCGACGGTCGCCTGAAGACCGTGAGCGACACCCTCACCGGGATCGCAGGCGCCGAGCGCTTCAAGTACAGCCGGTTGTTCTCGTTGGGGCTCGCCAATATTCTGGAGCAGGTGGGCCGCGCGGCAGCGATGTCCGAAAAAGATCGCCTCGAGCGGCTCCAGCAGGTCTGCACCTACCTCACACTCGACTACAACCGCGTCAAGCGCGATCTCGACTTTTTCCACGCGGTGCTCGAACGCATCAAGCGCTCCAAAGAAGTCGTCGACGAACTGAGCCAGACCGAACGCCGCAAGCGCGAGGAACGGGCCGTTTCCCAGCCGGGTTGA
- the aroH gene encoding chorismate mutase, which yields MGWCVRGIRGATTVEENSKAAIEQAVVELMASICERNVFEPQDIGCVIFTATSDLDALFPSQAARCHLRGWENVALLDLAQLEVPGSVPRCIRVLLQINTPHPQPEIQHVYLRGARGLRPDRV from the coding sequence TTGGGCTGGTGCGTCAGAGGAATCCGGGGAGCGACGACCGTCGAAGAAAACAGCAAAGCAGCGATCGAGCAGGCGGTTGTCGAATTGATGGCTTCGATCTGCGAGCGCAACGTCTTTGAACCCCAGGACATCGGCTGCGTCATCTTCACAGCCACCAGTGATCTCGACGCGCTGTTTCCTTCCCAGGCCGCCCGCTGCCACCTGCGCGGCTGGGAGAACGTGGCCCTACTGGATCTGGCCCAACTGGAGGTGCCGGGCAGCGTTCCCCGCTGCATCCGGGTGCTGCTGCAGATCAACACCCCCCACCCCCAACCGGAAATCCAGCACGTCTACCTGCGCGGCGCCCGCGGGCTGCGGCCCGACCGAGTTTAG
- the purN gene encoding phosphoribosylglycinamide formyltransferase, with protein MLRVGVLASGSGTNFQVLADAARSGRLPVEIAVLIYNNPGAYVAERARAAGIAAVLLDHRKFVSREVLDEEIASTLDAHGVELVVMAGWMRRVTEVLIGRFADRILNIHPSLLPAFRGAKAIEQALDYGVKVAGCTVHIVRLEVDAGPIILQAAEPVREEDTPETLAARIHAHEYRILPEAVRLFAEGQVRIEGNRARIVSADCAAL; from the coding sequence TTGCTGCGCGTCGGCGTGCTGGCCTCCGGTAGCGGCACCAACTTTCAGGTGCTCGCCGATGCGGCGCGCTCAGGCCGATTGCCGGTCGAAATCGCCGTACTCATCTACAACAACCCCGGTGCCTACGTCGCCGAGCGCGCCCGCGCCGCGGGCATTGCGGCGGTGCTGCTCGACCACCGCAAATTCGTCAGCCGCGAAGTACTCGACGAAGAGATTGCCTCTACCCTCGACGCCCACGGTGTCGAACTGGTGGTGATGGCCGGTTGGATGCGCAGGGTGACGGAGGTGTTGATTGGCCGCTTTGCAGATCGCATCCTCAACATCCATCCGAGTCTGCTGCCCGCCTTTCGGGGCGCAAAGGCGATCGAGCAGGCCCTCGACTACGGCGTCAAAGTGGCCGGTTGCACGGTCCATATCGTCCGCCTCGAAGTCGATGCCGGTCCGATTATCCTGCAGGCGGCGGAGCCGGTACGCGAGGAGGACACCCCCGAGACCCTGGCTGCGCGCATCCATGCCCACGAGTACCGGATTCTTCCTGAGGCGGTGCGGCTTTTTGCCGAGGGCCAGGTGCGTATCGAAGGCAACCGCGCCCGTATCGTGTCCGCAGACTGTGCGGCGCTTTAA